The DNA window CTTGCTAGCGGCGAATTGATCGGTTGTTTCGGCCTGACCGAACCCGACGCAGGTTCTGACCCCGGCTCGATGCGGACTTACGCCAAGAAAGACGGCGATGGTTACTCACTCTCCGGTGCTAAGACCTGGATTTCCAATTCTCCTTTCGCCGATATTTTCGTCGTCTGGGCGAAAAGCGAGGCGCACGGCGACGGTATTCGCGGCTTTGTGCTAGAGAAAGGCATGGAAGGCCTTTCCGCACCGAAGATCGAAGGTAAGCTCAGTTTGCGCGCCTCGACCACCGGCATGATCATGATGGACGAGGTCAAGCTCCCCGCCAGCGCATTACTACCCGATGTCCAGGGATTGAAGGGCCCGTTCGGCTGTCTCAATCGAGCACGCTACGGCATCAGCTGGGGCGCAATGGGCGCAGCGGAATTCTGCCTGCACGCCGCTCGGCAATATGGTCTGGACCGCAAGCAATTTGGCCGCCCACTCGCCAATACACAGCTGTATCAAAAGAAGCTGGCCGACATGATGAGCGATATCGGTCTTGGCCTGCAGGCATCGCTGCAAGTCGGGCGCCTGATGGATCGTGGTGAATTTGCGCCGGAGATGATCAGCATCGTCAAACGCAACAATGTCGGCAAGGCGCTCGATATTGCCCGCCAAGCGCGCGATATGCATGGCGGCAACGGTATTAGCGACGAATATCATGTCATCCGGCACATGGTGAATTTGGAGACGGTGAATACTTACGAGGGCACGCATGATGTGCATGCGTTAATCCTTGGCCGCGCCATCACAGGACTGGCTGCGTTTTGATGAAGCTTCACGGATATTTCCGTAGCTCAACCAGCTACCGGTTGCGAATTGCGCTGAATTTGAAGGGCCTCGAATACGAAAATCTGCCGGTGGATCTGCGGACGTCAGAGCAAAAGGGCACGGTATATACCAGCCGCAATCCCTTTGGTTCGGTCCCTATGCTGGAAGCAGATGGCCGCGACCGCGCGCAATCGATGGCGCTGCTCGAATGGCTTGACGAAGCCTATCCAGAGCCGCCCCTACTGCCGAGTGATTTGGAAGACCGCTACACCGCGCGCGAGCTGGGCTATGCCGTTGCGACCGAGATCCACGCCGTGAACAATTTACCGGTGCTGCGTTACCTAGCGGACCCGCTAGGTCATTCTGAAGAAGAAGTCGCAGTATGGTATCGCCACTGGCTGGCGCGCACACTTGATCCGGTCGAGCAACGATTGGCGCAAATCGGCACGGGCGATTTCCTGTTTGAGCGGCCCGGATTTTTCGAAGTCGTATTGCTGCCGCAGCTCTACAATGCGCGTAAATTTAGCTACGATCTAAGCGACAAACCATACACCACGCGTATCGAAGCGGCTTGCCTCGCCCTGCCCGAATTTGAGCGCGCATACCCTGACAACCAGCCGGATAGCCCGGATTACAAAGCCCCCCAAGGAGACTGACTGCTATGAAACTTGCAACGCTCAAAGACGGTACACGCGATGGTAAGTTGGTT is part of the Pontixanthobacter gangjinensis genome and encodes:
- a CDS encoding acyl-CoA dehydrogenase, with the translated sequence MVPFNWEDPFNLESQLTEEERMIRDAAHGFAQDELQPRVQQAYRNETSAPELFPLMGQAGLLGATVPEEYGGSGASYVAYGLIAREIERVDSGYRSMASVQSSLVMYPIQAYGSEEQRQKYLPGLASGELIGCFGLTEPDAGSDPGSMRTYAKKDGDGYSLSGAKTWISNSPFADIFVVWAKSEAHGDGIRGFVLEKGMEGLSAPKIEGKLSLRASTTGMIMMDEVKLPASALLPDVQGLKGPFGCLNRARYGISWGAMGAAEFCLHAARQYGLDRKQFGRPLANTQLYQKKLADMMSDIGLGLQASLQVGRLMDRGEFAPEMISIVKRNNVGKALDIARQARDMHGGNGISDEYHVIRHMVNLETVNTYEGTHDVHALILGRAITGLAAF
- the maiA gene encoding maleylacetoacetate isomerase; translation: MKLHGYFRSSTSYRLRIALNLKGLEYENLPVDLRTSEQKGTVYTSRNPFGSVPMLEADGRDRAQSMALLEWLDEAYPEPPLLPSDLEDRYTARELGYAVATEIHAVNNLPVLRYLADPLGHSEEEVAVWYRHWLARTLDPVEQRLAQIGTGDFLFERPGFFEVVLLPQLYNARKFSYDLSDKPYTTRIEAACLALPEFERAYPDNQPDSPDYKAPQGD